The following coding sequences lie in one Equus asinus isolate D_3611 breed Donkey chromosome 1, EquAss-T2T_v2, whole genome shotgun sequence genomic window:
- the LSMEM1 gene encoding leucine-rich single-pass membrane protein 1, whose amino-acid sequence MNRSSQDTGSRGIHEDRKLYVVDSINDLNKLNLCSTGSQHLFPLEEKMPDVGTNSGNESHSLFFVGLIIVLIVSLALVSFVIFLIVQTGNKMDDVSRRLIAEGKDIDDLKKINSMIVKRLNQLDSEQN is encoded by the exons ATGAATCGTTCTTCCCAGGACACTGGCTCTCGCGGCATTCATGAAGATAGAAAGCTTTATGTTGTGGATTCCATAAATGACCTAAACAAACTAAACCTCTGTTCCACCGGATCACAGCATCTGTTCC CTCTAGAGGAGAAAATGCCGGACGTTGGCACTAACTCAGGAAATGAAAGCCACAGTCTGTTTTTTGTGGGGTTGATAATCGTGCTGATTGTTAGCTTGGCACTGGTTTCCTTTGTGATATTTCTAATAG TTCAAACTGGAAACAAGATGGACGATGTGTCAAGAAGACTGATAGCTGAAGGAAAGGACATAGATGATCTTAAGAAAATCAACAGCATGATTGTAAAGCGACTCAACCAACTGGACTCTGAACAGAACTAA